In the genome of Verrucomicrobiales bacterium, the window TTCAGACGATTAGGACTCGACAGGAAACCCTGCTCGTATTTGGCGTTGTGCCGCACTAGGGACAATATGACCATCCGATTTTCCTTACCTTGGTAGCCGTCCACGGTGTCCACTTTGATCAATGACCGCAGGGGCCCGAGCCATTCGGCACGGGCGATCGCGTTGTTGATCCGGGTCACCTGTGCTCGGTACATCGCAATGATCCCGATAGGAATCTCTCCCTGCTTAAGATCGCTGACCAAGTCATTCGTAAATTGCTCGTTCTGGAGGACGTGTCGCAGGACGTCGATTACCGCTCGGGCCTCGTATTGGTTCGCGCAGCTCCTGTCCGGCGTTTTCTCATGGTAGCTCTGCTTTCCGGCGCAACTCGTATCGACCCATACGACTTCGGAGTCGAATGGTTCCGCCAATTGCCCGAAGTACCCCTTTGGCTCACCTCTTCCCTGCGCCAGCCTTTTGCCCCGCGGCTCGTAGAAGCACTTGGACACGAGCGAACATATTTCCGGAGCCATCCGGTATTGGGTCGTGAGCGTGGCTCCAACCGCCTTGCCATACGGTGACTCGAATGCTCGCTCGAAGTCGCTGTCGAAAACGTCCGAATCCCGTCCAACCCGGAGCCTTTGCCCCATCTCCTTGCGCAACTCGTCCTTATAGAGTGGCGGCAGCTGGAAATGGTCGCCGACAAGCAGAATCCGTTTCCCGACCTGCATGGAGACCGCCAGTTCCGACGGGGTTGCCCGCGCGGCTTCGTCGATAACCACCCAATCGTACGAGTTTCTCGAGACGCCGAGATTCCATCGTCCGACGCCGACGCAGGTACCGGCAACGATGGTTCTCGTCTTGGCCAGGAACTCGGAGAAATTACCGCCTTGGGACCCGAGCACGTCGACCCATTCCTGGGAAATCTTGATCAATTGGTGGAGCTTATTGACGGCGGCGGGACTCCGGACACCAAATTTGCGGGTTAGGGCCTCCTTCGTATCCGCGACGACATCCTCTGACAAAGCGATCTCCTCGGGGGTTAGCGCGACCAAGGCATGCGAATGCAGCAGTTCCCTGCGGGCGTAAAGCCTCTGCTTAAGCGTTCCCGCTTCCTCCGTGGCGACCGAGGAGGCAAGCTCATTCTCCAGCAGGGCCACGTCCTGCGCGAGCCGATCCATGTGAATGAATGTCTGGGCGAAAGCCTCGACAAACTCCCTGTTCAGCCGCAACCGCGAGCTTAGGGAGACAATCCTATGCTTGAACTCGCTTCGGAATCGCTCGCGGTAAGACTCTTGGAGCGAGGTTACCCCTACGTGCCGTATTGCATCTGACAGCGTCCCGTCCTCGCCGACGCGGACCACGTCGATATCGGCGTTTCGCCGGGCCGCCAAGCGGAGTGCCCCTTCCAGGGCGTTGTTCGTGGCCTCGTGAGATTGGCTCACCAAGAGGACGCTCTTGGTTCCTTGCTTGTGGATGACGTAATCTAGGAACGCGCCTATGAACGAAGTTTTGCCTGTACCCGGGGGACCTTGCAGCAAGCAAACGGGACCAGACGACACGATTCGCTTGAAAGCTGCTTTCTGGTCATCATTCAGTGAGAAGACCTTTTTCCCGTCCTCGTAGACGTCGTAGTCTTCCAAATCAGCGTCGGTCGGCTCTGGGTGCTTGATGACTTGGTGATTCGAAGTGGCACGCTCGAAGTAACTGACGAGATTCGCGATTACGGAACGGCCAGATAAGATCCGCTCCACGGCTTCGTAGCGCCTTTCGTAGGACGATCTTTCTGCCTTGCTGCGCAGGAGGTAGCGGCTGTCGATCGGGAACTGGCGCGAAAACCCATGCGGTACGATAGCCAGCTCGTCAGGAGTGGAATGCCGGTGCTCCAGAAAGCCGACACGCCGGTATTCTCCCCCCTCGATTTCTTTCAGGACCTCGACCTTTTCATCAGCCGCGTATTCTATGGTCACGTCGGATCTGAACGGGATTAGGTAGGCGTCCTCGCGTTTCGGATGCGGCCTGGAAGGCCCGGTAATCAAGACTTCCGGCTGCGAATCGAATTCCGCTTCGATCAGGTGCCGCCAGATCGAACCGGTGGATATTTCTGTACGTTCCTTATGAATCTCCGCGTCGACATCGGGCGCGAGCCAAACGTTCTTCGTTTGTTCGTGAATCCTGGCCGCCAGCGCAGGAATCTGCTGCAATGCCGATACTAGGGCAAAGGCATCGTCACCCGGTCCGGAAGTTAAGGAAATGTTTGCTTCGAACTGGATTCCGCGGGTCGTTTTCCTTTGGAACAGGTCGTGCGTGATTTTCTTTACGCCAATGCGCTTGATTGCCGCGTCGTCGATCGAAACGCTAAGCGTTAGCTGTAACCCGGGACCGATTATCACATATCTGTCATGCTGCGCATCCTCATAACCTTTCTCGACGTAGTACACCCCATTGTCCGAACGCATAGGACCGGGCACGAAGCCGGAGGGTGTCCTCGAAATCGTGACCACCAAAGCTTCCCGTTCGGGGAGCGGCGGTTCAAGGGCATTTTTCAAGGCCTCCTTCAGCGGCACTAAGGTAAGGATAGCAGGCTCCGCCTTCAGGTTTTCTGCCAAGGCCTGGTAGACGGAAGGAATCGGCAGCTCACCATCGCCCATGTCTGCGCTTGTGCAACCCAAGATACCGCTGATGATCAGGGTAATCGCGTACCTGTCGCGCTCCAAGAGGGATACTCGCTCGTAATTGGCAGGAACGTACGCAGTCGTCACGACATCGACCGTGCCGTCCTTAAAATCCGGAGTATCAATGAACACCGCACAAGGAAAGGCTCGCCCTTCACCCGCCGGCCGGACGAGAACGTTTTCGGGATGCAAGTCGCCGTGCGGCAAATCAATGCTGTGCAGCCGCTCGATGCCGTCAACTAGGCTCATAGACAGTCCGATTCTGTCCTCAAGTGTCTTCGTAGCGAAATCCCACTCGCTGAGCGTGGGAAGGTCGAGCCACTCTCGTACGTAAAGGAGTCCCTTCTTGGGTACGATTCCGACGTCGCGCACCCTGGGAAGCCATTCGCTGGGATTGACCTGGATCGCACGGGCCTTTTCCAAGAATCTCAACAGGGTTTGGTTGAAATCCGGCTTGTTCGCGTCGGGAGTCGCGCCGAACCAAAACTTGACCTGGCATCGGTCGCCGTCGCGTTCTCCTTTGAAGACCTCGAGATTTCCCTTTTCGACCGGATCGTCGAGTTCTTCGTAGTCTCTCGGCTTGGTTTGGGCCTTGAAGTATTCGAAGGTAGCCAACGAAATCACCGGTTCGCCATCCGAGAAATCTACCTCGTTCAGTGCGTCCAGCATCTCTTCGGCATTGGCCCATCGACCGGAGGTCTCCCATTTCATGGATCGCTCGAACCAATCGTCCAGTTTGCCGAAAGCGATGTCATTCTCCTTCGGAACCCAGACCGCAAGTCCATCATCCCGGTCCGGCGGTACACCGTAAATGAGTATGTGCGCCATTACGCCGAGAAGGTAAACGTCCCGGTGAAACGGGGTGGCGAACTTGTCTTCGAAAAAATCTTCCGGCAATTTTTCCGAAATGCTGCTTACTTGCTCCTTCAGTGTACCCACCGTCTCCATTTGTGGAAAATGGGAAGCCACGAACCCGGAGAGTCGGACGCTATCCGGGCGCTCAAGCCAGACGCAATGGTCGCCGATGTCCCGATGAGCTACGCCCAAGCGGTGGAGTTCGGCAAACTTGGATATCAGAACTTTTGTCAGGCTGACACGGTCCGACAGGGGCAATTTGTCCCTGTAAGCCTCGATGAAATCGAACAAGCGCTTTTGCTTGGCTGGGAGGTCGAACAATTCGCAATGGTCGACGGTCACCTCGTCCGCCGCCAGCGTCCCGATCGGCTGCAACAGCACCCCGTCCAGCAGGTCGGTCTTTTCCTTGACATAGCTGAACACCCTGGGTTCGCGGAGCGCGATGTTGACCCAGTCCGACTGTGTTGGCGCCGAAGTGCCCAACTGCGAGAAATCCCAACGGCGGAGGAGGGCTCGGGCGTTTGGGTCGTCGCGGTTGACGCTCCTATACTCGAAATACAGCGAATCCGGATGCTTGAATGTCGGCGCGCCGTCGACGACGTAATTCTGCCAGGAGAACTCCCTCGCCCTGATCAATTCGGGCGAGCCTTTGAACAGGAGTTCAAATTCGTTGAGATGGTCGAGGGGATTGAACGTGCGGGGACGGTTGCGGAATTCGAGGGGCAGTTCGAGCAGCCGCTTGTACGTTTTCGGGTCGCCGATTTCGAGGAAGTCGTCCAACTGGAGGACCGAAGGCTTTTCCTCTTCCGTTAGGATGGGAGACGGACTGTTGCCGCAAAGCACAACCCGGCTGTCCACAAGGACAGCATGCCCGCCCTTGATCGAGCGTTCGACGAACGTCTTGAGGATACGAGCCTTTTCGAAGTTCTTCTTGACGGGACTGACGTCCATTCGCTCGAAATGCTTCTGGTTCGGCTTCCTACGGTACCAGTAGCCGTCCTCGGACTTGATTTGGCCGTGCCAGCGCTTCAGTTCGACGATGAGTATGCGGTCGGGAAGTAGCAGGACCAGGTCGATCTCCCGTGCGAGCCGCCCTTTCTCGATAACCTCCAAGGAGGCGTAGCCCCGCCATTCCTTCGGGAGCGTCTTCTCGATCCGGCCGATGGCGTATTTCTCGGATTCTTGGATGCCCGTTTTGGGCAGAACGAATATCTTCATTTTTTTCGTGCTCTCGGTTTCGTCGCCTCATCCGGACAGCAATTCGTTGCAGGCTACTACGGGCTATTCTGCCTCATGGCATATTTGTTCGCCATGGATATTCGCGTGAATCCGGGACTGTTAGCGGTGGCCTATTTCGCGTTGCACGGTAACAAGCACGCAGCACTCGGGCGGGTTCGGAGATAGCCCGAGAAGTGACAAGCGGTCGTTGACCTAACTCTGCGGCTGAAGGACAGTTGACCAGCACTATGCCGACCAACAGAGACCTTAGGCCCAGTGACTGCAAGGGCCGACAACTTGCAGTCCAGTTCTCGCCAACGAGCGACAAGTTCCCGATGGAACCGGTCGCTCGCGCTCAACAGCCAGTGTCGCACGCTGGAACGTGCGCCTTCCCCAAGAAAATGGATAACGCTGGCCCTTATCCCTCACCATTCGAGCGGCATTCCCACGTTACCAGCCCGCATCCGAGGCGAGACTCTCGGCTATATGACGGGACACCGTACTTCGGTTCGCCAGGGATGAGGCACTGCACGCCGAACCCCCTCCCGTCAGCAACTGCCTCGGAAC includes:
- a CDS encoding AAA family ATPase, which translates into the protein MKIFVLPKTGIQESEKYAIGRIEKTLPKEWRGYASLEVIEKGRLAREIDLVLLLPDRILIVELKRWHGQIKSEDGYWYRRKPNQKHFERMDVSPVKKNFEKARILKTFVERSIKGGHAVLVDSRVVLCGNSPSPILTEEEKPSVLQLDDFLEIGDPKTYKRLLELPLEFRNRPRTFNPLDHLNEFELLFKGSPELIRAREFSWQNYVVDGAPTFKHPDSLYFEYRSVNRDDPNARALLRRWDFSQLGTSAPTQSDWVNIALREPRVFSYVKEKTDLLDGVLLQPIGTLAADEVTVDHCELFDLPAKQKRLFDFIEAYRDKLPLSDRVSLTKVLISKFAELHRLGVAHRDIGDHCVWLERPDSVRLSGFVASHFPQMETVGTLKEQVSSISEKLPEDFFEDKFATPFHRDVYLLGVMAHILIYGVPPDRDDGLAVWVPKENDIAFGKLDDWFERSMKWETSGRWANAEEMLDALNEVDFSDGEPVISLATFEYFKAQTKPRDYEELDDPVEKGNLEVFKGERDGDRCQVKFWFGATPDANKPDFNQTLLRFLEKARAIQVNPSEWLPRVRDVGIVPKKGLLYVREWLDLPTLSEWDFATKTLEDRIGLSMSLVDGIERLHSIDLPHGDLHPENVLVRPAGEGRAFPCAVFIDTPDFKDGTVDVVTTAYVPANYERVSLLERDRYAITLIISGILGCTSADMGDGELPIPSVYQALAENLKAEPAILTLVPLKEALKNALEPPLPEREALVVTISRTPSGFVPGPMRSDNGVYYVEKGYEDAQHDRYVIIGPGLQLTLSVSIDDAAIKRIGVKKITHDLFQRKTTRGIQFEANISLTSGPGDDAFALVSALQQIPALAARIHEQTKNVWLAPDVDAEIHKERTEISTGSIWRHLIEAEFDSQPEVLITGPSRPHPKREDAYLIPFRSDVTIEYAADEKVEVLKEIEGGEYRRVGFLEHRHSTPDELAIVPHGFSRQFPIDSRYLLRSKAERSSYERRYEAVERILSGRSVIANLVSYFERATSNHQVIKHPEPTDADLEDYDVYEDGKKVFSLNDDQKAAFKRIVSSGPVCLLQGPPGTGKTSFIGAFLDYVIHKQGTKSVLLVSQSHEATNNALEGALRLAARRNADIDVVRVGEDGTLSDAIRHVGVTSLQESYRERFRSEFKHRIVSLSSRLRLNREFVEAFAQTFIHMDRLAQDVALLENELASSVATEEAGTLKQRLYARRELLHSHALVALTPEEIALSEDVVADTKEALTRKFGVRSPAAVNKLHQLIKISQEWVDVLGSQGGNFSEFLAKTRTIVAGTCVGVGRWNLGVSRNSYDWVVIDEAARATPSELAVSMQVGKRILLVGDHFQLPPLYKDELRKEMGQRLRVGRDSDVFDSDFERAFESPYGKAVGATLTTQYRMAPEICSLVSKCFYEPRGKRLAQGRGEPKGYFGQLAEPFDSEVVWVDTSCAGKQSYHEKTPDRSCANQYEARAVIDVLRHVLQNEQFTNDLVSDLKQGEIPIGIIAMYRAQVTRINNAIARAEWLGPLRSLIKVDTVDGYQGKENRMVILSLVRHNAKYEQGFLSSPNRLNVAMSRAMDRLVIIGAMRMWKDRNTESPLGTFVRSFEEARSEKRVCHVTAESLKN